One window of the Populus trichocarpa isolate Nisqually-1 chromosome 9, P.trichocarpa_v4.1, whole genome shotgun sequence genome contains the following:
- the LOC7491148 gene encoding cytokinin riboside 5'-monophosphate phosphoribohydrolase LOG1 — MDMEMKQSRFKRICVFCGSSPGKKSSYKDAAIELGKELVSRNIDLVYGGGSIGLMGLISQAVFDGGRHVIGVIPKTLMPREITGETVGEVKAVADMHQRKAEMARHSDAFIALPGGYGTLEELLEVITWAQLGIHDKPVGLLNVDGYYNSLLSFIDKAVEEGFINPSARHIIVSAPTPRELVKKMEEYFPRHEIVASKLSWEIEQLGYPPQCDIAR, encoded by the exons atGGATATGGAAATGAAGCAATCGAGATTTAAAAGGATTTGTGTGTTTTGTGGTAGTAGTCCAGGAAAGAAAAGCAGCTATAAAGATGCTGCTATTGAGCTTGGAAAAGAATTg GTATCAagaaatattgacctggtttaTGGAGGAGGGAGTATTGGTTTAATGGGGTTAATTTCTCAAGCTGTTTTTGATGGTGGCCGTCATGTGATTGG AGTTATCCCCAAGACACTCATGCCTAGAGAG ATCACTGGAGAAACAGTAGGTGAAGTGAAGGCTGTTGCTGATATGCACCAAAGGAAGGCTGAAATGGCTAGACATTCCGATGCCTTTATTGCCTTACCTG GTGGCTATGGGACCCTTGAAGAGCTGCTTGAAGTCATAACTTGGGCCCAGCTTGGCATCCATGACAAGCCG GTGGGATTACTGAATGTGGATGGATATTACAACTCCCTGCTGTCATTCATTGACAAAGCGGTAGAGGAAGGCTTCATCAATCCAAGCGCACGCCATATAATTGTATCCGCCCCTACCCCAAGAGAGCTTGTCAAGAAAATGGAG GAGTACTTTCCACGACATGAAATAGTGGCCTCAAAGCTAAGCTGGGAGATTGAACAGTTAGGCTACCCTCCACAATGTGATATCGCAAGGTGA
- the LOC7491147 gene encoding uncharacterized protein LOC7491147: MGLIRNSTMKSGDYLEGMLSDYVGGKAKSKVQRSSSARLVTALTCLQFAFAVYATFLLYYMSPTIDLRTKPDFAWATRIAQQWKHFIIPPHVLGRYQEAASLVTAEIGPINPSEVCEHEKIDFQQKKSNDAQMIKLKRELYDEVLDFQSKSTGTETLSELMAMKSKWDLRGPNKPRVTVILNHFKRKTLCAQLDSLLHQTLPFHHVWVLSFGSPNELSLKRIVNSYNDSRISFISSSYDFKYYGRFQMALQTEADLVYIVDDDMIPGRKMLQILSHVAGTEKYKNSVLGSIGRILPFRQKDFTFPSYRKFRSKEAGLYLPDPAYDITVDKIVQVDFLSSSWFLSAELVKTLFIEAPMTFMTGEDLHLSYQLQKYRNAGSFVLPVDPNDKETWGDSEHRLAYVSETTVIFKDIVQVRDDQWWKAFSTGYVTQWAAMHPQKIDALFYAHSVDEVKALAPLIEKFRSTVGKKAYIVVSGGNFCPCEDAATALNWPKIVCKERRFKIFDLAVAAQTEISNSEVPVIQAVYSSVKGLIKIHNPSVLIAVNDIDPNVKKALKMATETNTNGTTMVLLPRPSISKVLWMADLRSTALPNWNKMRISVNIITQNRAPSLTRLLKSLSDAYYVGDEIPISFNVDSKVDEETIRLVSSFNWPHGPKTLRRRIIQGGLIRAVSESWYPSSDDDYGLLLEDDIEVSPFYYLWIKYALLAYHYDPQVSLPELSSISLYTPKLVEVVKERPRWNATEFFKRIHPNTPYLHQLPCSWGAVFFPKQWREFYVYMNMRFTEDAKANPVQIPKSRTNGWQASWKKFLIDMMYLRGYVSLYPNFPNQASFSTNHMEPGAHISAKDNVVKHDKTDFEVPLLKEDFRSFLPNGKFPPASKLPSLNLFNQPVSLKGLKAAGAKLGQDVLKCDNATEIVSVDHETGLPKQCAKF; encoded by the exons ATGGGGTTAATCCGGAATTCGACGATGAAAAGTGGGGATTACTTGGAAGGGATGCTTAGTGATTATGTGGGAGGAAAGGCCAAGTCCAAGGTACAGAGGAGTTCCTCGGCAAGGCTTGTCACTGCTCTTACTTGTCTCCAATTTGCTTTTGCAGTTTATGCAACTTTCTTACTATACTACATGAGCCCTACAATAGATTTAAGAACCAAACCAGACTTTGCATGGGCTACAAGAATCGCACAGCAATGGAAACACTTCATTATCCCACCCCATGTTCTTGGTCGGTACCAGGAAGCTGCTTCTCTTGTTACAGCAGAAATCGGGCCAATCAATCCATCAGAAGTTTGTGAgcatgaaaaaattgatttccaGCAGAAGAAGTCAAATGATGCTCAAATGATTAAGTTGAAGAGAGAGCTTTATGATGAGGTATTGGATTTTCAAAGTAAGTCTACTGGAACAGAAACTCTGTCTGAGCTAATGGCAATGAAGTCCAAGTGGGATTTGCGAGGTCCCAATAAGCCGAGGGTCACAGTGATCTTAAACCATTTCAAGAGAAAGACGCTTTGTGCCCAGCTTGATTCTTTGCTTCACCAGACGCTTCCTTTCCACCATGTCTGGGTACTTTCATTTGGGAGCCCAAATGAGCTCTCACTAAAGAGAATTGTAAACAGCTACAATGATTCAAGAATCAGCTTCATTAGTTCTAGCTATGATTTCAAGTACTATGGAAGGTTCCAGATGGCTTTACAAACCGAAGCCGATCTTGTATATATTGTTGATGATGACATGATTCCAGGAAGGAAAATGCTACAGATATTATCCCACGTAGCAGGGACAGAAAAATACAAGAACTCGGTTTTGGGCAGCATAGGAAGGATTTTGCCTTTCAGGCAAAAGGACTTTACGTTCCCTAGCTACAGAAAGTTCCGGTCCAAAGAGGCAGGGCTCTATTTGCCTGACCCTGCTTATGACATAACAGTTGATAAAATTGTGCAGGTGGATTTTCTTTCCAGTTCATGGTTTTTATCTGCAGAGCTCGTCAAGACACTATTCATTGAGGCACCTATGACCTTCATGACAGGAGAAGATCTGCATCTTAG CTATCAGCTACAGAAGTACAGAAATGCTGGTTCATTTGTGCTTCCGGTTGATCCAAACGACAAGGAAACATGGGGTGATAGTGAGCACAGGCTAGCTTATGTTTCTGAAACCACTGTTATTTTCAAGGACATTGTTCAAGTCCGAGATGATCAGTGGTGGAAAGCATTCTCTACTGGTTATGTGACTCAATGGGCAGCAATGCACCCTCAAAAAATAGATGCACTCTTCTATGCCCACTCGGTCGATGAAGTTAAAGCACTTGCACCGCTTATTGAGAAGTTCAGGTCTACTGTTGGCAAAAAGGCGTACATTGTTGTCTCTGGAGGCAATTTTTGCCCCTGTGAAGATGCTGCAACTGCTCTAAATTGGCCTAAGATTGTCTGCAAAGAGCGAAGattcaagatatttgatttGGCAGTTGCGGCGCAGACGGAAATATCGAATTCAGAAGTGCCAGTGATACAAGCAGTGTACTCGAGCGTGAAAGGATTGATCAAGATTCACAATCCCAGTGTGTTGATCGCAGTGAATGACATTGATCCTAATGTGAAGAAAGCCTTGAAAATGGCGACGGAGACTAATACTAATGGCACAACAATGGTTCTTCTACCAAGGCCTTCAATATCAAAGGTTCTTTGGATGGCTGATCTAAGATCAACAGCTTTGCCAA ACTGGAATAAAATGCGGATTTCTGTCAACATAATCACCCAAAATCGTGCTCCTTCTTTAACAAGGCTTCTCAAATCTCTCAGCGATGCTTATTATGTAGGGGATGAAATCCCCATCAGCTTCAACGTGGACAGTAAAGTTGACGAGGAAACTATAAGATTAGTGAGCTCATTTAATTGGCCTCATGGTCCTAAAACCCTCAGAAGAAGAATCATCCAAGGAGGCCTAATTCGAGCAGTCAGTGAAAGTTGGTACCCTTCATCTGATGATGATTATGGCCTCCTACTCGAAGATGATATTGAAGTCTCTCCATTCTACTATCTATGGATCAAATATGCTCTTTTGGCCTATCACTATGATCCACAAGTGTCACTACCTGAGCTCTCCTCCATCTCCCTTTACACGCCTAAATTGGTGGAGGTGGTGAAAGAAAGGCCAAGATGGAATGCAACTGAGTTCTTTAAACGAATCCATCCTAACACCCCTTATCTCCACCAACTACCTTGCAGTTGGGGTGCAGTGTTCTTCCCTAAACAATGGAGAGAATTCTATGTTTACATGAACATGAGGTTCACTGAAGATGCCAAGGCAAACCCAGTTCAGATCCCAAAGTCAAGAACAAATGGATGGCAAGCTTCATGGAAGAAGTTCCTCATTGACATGATGTACCTCAGAGGCTATGTTAGTCTCTACCCCAACTTTCCGAACCAGGCAAGCTTCTCGACTAACCATATGGAACCAGGGGCTCACATTAGTGCAAAGGACAATGTTGTTAAGCATGACAAGACAGATTTTGAGGTGCCATTGTTGAAGGAAgattttagatcctttttgcCAAATGGTAAGTTTCCTCCAGCATCAAAATTGCCATCACTTAACTTGTTCAACCAACCTGTTTCGCTCAAGGGTCTGAAGGCAGCTGGAGCTAAGTTGGGTCAAGATGTACTCAAGTGCGACAACGCCACAGAAATTGTGAGTGTGGATCATGAAACAGGCCTGCCTAAACAATGCGCAAAATTCTGA